One region of Endozoicomonas sp. Mp262 genomic DNA includes:
- a CDS encoding SDR family oxidoreductase, producing MSHDNVTSIQTHYFVTGATGFLGTHLLERLLARPGHIHLLVRNPNSEACQELFERYKNQQPRIHLYKGDITLAKLGLSEADLETLNALNIEFFHLAAIYDIEASWEIQQAVNVDGTRNALDGAVAMGAQRFHHVSSIAVAGLYKGEFGEDMLDEAGTLDNAYLQTKHDSEKLVRQESRIPCRIYRPGMVIGHSKTGEITKVDGPYFLFHSIRKLRDSVPEWMPLIGIEGGRLNLVPVDYVVDVMDYIAHKEGFDGKTFHITDPNPRRLGELINLFADIARAPKMSMRIDGNNFNPLITMFAKSITKTPAFQNFVEMLLKDLNIPRETLGFLDYATQFNRTNTDTALEGSGIRLKTLEEYARVIWSYWEQNLDTERLAPENLIQQVNGKVILITGASSGIGKATALQLAESDATLVLVARNLEALEGVASEIRDRGGKAAVYSADLTSDEDTLRLTEQVIKEHGGVDILVNNAGRSIRRGIEHSYDRLHDFQRTMEINYFGALRLILAFLPGMVERGGGQVINISSIAVLAGNPRFSAYTASKSALDSFTRAASSEYADKGVKFTTINMPLVKTPMIAPTKLYDYVPTLTPEQAADLLIKAIIQKPTRIATRLGIFSQMMYDLLPNVSRLLMNTGYNMFPDSAASNGNNNEGVQHKPTPEQKFLVNMLKGVNW from the coding sequence ATGTCTCACGACAATGTAACATCCATTCAGACTCACTATTTTGTTACCGGGGCAACAGGGTTCCTTGGCACACATCTACTTGAGCGCCTGCTGGCAAGGCCTGGCCATATTCACCTGTTGGTACGAAACCCAAACAGTGAAGCATGCCAGGAGTTATTTGAGCGTTACAAAAACCAGCAACCCCGTATCCATCTGTATAAAGGTGATATCACTCTTGCGAAACTGGGATTGAGTGAAGCGGATCTGGAAACACTCAATGCACTTAATATTGAGTTTTTCCACCTGGCCGCTATCTACGATATAGAAGCTTCCTGGGAAATCCAGCAAGCCGTCAATGTTGACGGCACCCGCAATGCCCTGGATGGTGCCGTAGCAATGGGAGCCCAGCGCTTCCATCATGTCAGCTCTATCGCTGTTGCCGGACTCTACAAAGGAGAGTTTGGCGAAGATATGCTGGATGAAGCAGGCACACTGGATAATGCCTACCTTCAAACCAAACACGACTCAGAAAAGCTGGTTCGTCAGGAATCAAGAATCCCCTGTCGTATTTATCGCCCTGGCATGGTGATTGGCCATTCAAAAACCGGTGAAATAACCAAGGTTGACGGTCCCTATTTCCTGTTCCACAGCATCAGAAAACTGCGCGACTCCGTACCAGAGTGGATGCCCCTGATTGGTATCGAGGGCGGGCGGCTTAATCTGGTTCCTGTAGACTACGTTGTCGATGTAATGGATTACATTGCCCACAAGGAAGGGTTTGACGGTAAAACCTTCCATATCACTGACCCGAATCCAAGGCGTCTTGGCGAACTGATAAACCTGTTTGCAGATATTGCCCGTGCGCCCAAAATGAGCATGCGTATTGATGGCAATAACTTCAACCCGTTAATCACCATGTTCGCAAAGAGCATCACCAAAACACCGGCATTCCAGAATTTTGTCGAGATGCTACTCAAGGATCTCAACATTCCGAGAGAAACACTGGGTTTTCTGGACTATGCCACTCAATTTAATCGCACTAATACGGACACCGCTCTGGAAGGCAGCGGAATCCGACTCAAGACACTGGAAGAGTATGCCCGGGTTATCTGGAGCTACTGGGAACAAAACCTGGATACAGAGCGTCTCGCCCCTGAGAACCTGATTCAGCAAGTAAACGGCAAAGTTATTCTGATTACAGGCGCCTCCTCAGGAATAGGCAAGGCAACCGCTCTGCAACTGGCTGAAAGTGATGCCACACTGGTACTTGTCGCCCGCAACCTGGAAGCCCTTGAAGGGGTCGCTTCGGAAATCCGCGACCGTGGTGGAAAAGCGGCAGTCTATAGTGCTGACCTGACCTCTGACGAAGATACACTGCGTCTAACCGAGCAAGTCATTAAAGAACATGGCGGAGTGGATATCCTGGTTAATAATGCAGGCCGCTCTATCCGCAGAGGCATTGAACACAGCTATGATCGCCTGCATGATTTTCAGCGCACCATGGAAATCAATTACTTTGGTGCCCTGAGGCTAATCCTGGCCTTTTTACCGGGAATGGTGGAACGGGGCGGCGGTCAGGTGATCAATATTTCCTCCATTGCAGTACTGGCTGGAAACCCTCGATTTTCAGCCTACACTGCGTCCAAATCAGCACTGGATTCATTCACTCGCGCCGCATCCAGCGAATACGCTGATAAGGGAGTGAAATTTACCACCATTAATATGCCGTTGGTAAAAACTCCGATGATCGCCCCCACCAAACTTTATGACTACGTACCTACCCTGACACCAGAGCAGGCTGCGGATCTCTTGATTAAGGCGATCATCCAGAAACCAACACGTATAGCCACACGCCTGGGCATCTTCTCCCAAATGATGTATGACCTGCTGCCAAATGTCAGCCGCCTGTTGATGAACACGGGCTACAACATGTTCCCGGACAGTGCCGCGTCTAATGGCAACAATAATGAAGGTGTGCAGCACAAGCCAACACCTGAGCAAAAGTTTCTGGTTAATATGCTAAAGGGTGTTAACTGGTAG
- a CDS encoding phasin family protein — protein MYEKLWLAGLGAYGRYEKLGQEGKKLFEDLVEEGDDMRDELSDRFENAKQKTLDKLNDTLVKVRTTILPESEDKASQLVPQLEELTKAVKLLTEVQGGVVAKADEPKIEVKEAEKLTKTTTTKRTKPATGASA, from the coding sequence ATGTACGAGAAACTGTGGCTTGCCGGTCTGGGCGCCTATGGTCGTTACGAAAAGCTGGGGCAGGAAGGCAAAAAGCTGTTTGAAGACCTGGTAGAAGAAGGCGATGACATGCGTGATGAGCTGTCCGACCGTTTCGAAAACGCCAAGCAAAAGACCCTGGACAAGCTGAACGATACTCTGGTTAAGGTTCGCACCACAATTTTGCCAGAATCCGAAGACAAGGCCAGCCAGCTTGTTCCTCAGCTGGAAGAACTGACCAAGGCTGTAAAACTGCTGACTGAAGTTCAAGGCGGTGTGGTAGCAAAAGCTGACGAACCTAAAATTGAAGTCAAGGAAGCTGAAAAGCTGACCAAGACTACAACAACTAAAAGGACAAAGCCCGCTACCGGTGCTTCTGCCTGA
- a CDS encoding wax ester/triacylglycerol synthase family O-acyltransferase, which translates to MKQLSALDTTFLNLETGTTPMHVGCVAIYDSSTMPGGKLDFSEFLNNFERKLPRIPVLRQRHVSAPMGIDYPYWISDPDFSLDYHIRHIALPKPGNWTQLCTQASRLHARPLDLKHAPWELYVISGLDNIEGMPEGCFALVSKMHHALIDGVRGAQLLAALHDLSPKPSYPNKVEPIIVDRVPTGVELITRAALNMPGNLMAKAKATTRHAVPLFKDVASKLLSNEKKRYLAPKTRFNGKVTSHRVFDAVSFDLTDIKSLRKLVPGSTVNDVMMTIVSGAIRHYLNSKGELPEKSMSAMVPMNIMPSAQQSTQGNHISFMFPAIYTDEADHVQRMTAINRENIAGKARQKQHNGQLLMDSTHLLPTTLTNLVIDKAIKYNVANRMKPLFNTVITNVPGPQLPLYHAGAKMLAFHGAGICYDTVGLFHIIFSYNGKISISFTSCQEMMPDPERYASCLKRTVTEMMKKLPVS; encoded by the coding sequence ATGAAACAGTTATCAGCGCTTGATACCACATTCCTGAACCTTGAAACGGGTACCACGCCCATGCATGTGGGTTGTGTGGCCATCTATGATTCCTCAACCATGCCCGGTGGTAAACTGGACTTCAGTGAATTCCTTAACAACTTTGAAAGGAAGCTTCCCCGGATTCCGGTATTAAGGCAACGTCATGTCAGCGCCCCAATGGGAATCGATTATCCCTACTGGATCAGTGATCCTGACTTCAGTCTGGACTACCATATCCGCCATATTGCCCTACCCAAACCCGGCAACTGGACGCAGCTATGCACCCAGGCCTCCAGGCTTCATGCCAGGCCACTGGACTTAAAACACGCTCCCTGGGAACTCTATGTCATTAGCGGCCTGGATAATATCGAAGGCATGCCAGAAGGCTGTTTTGCCCTGGTTAGCAAAATGCACCACGCCCTGATTGATGGTGTCCGTGGAGCCCAGCTTTTGGCAGCACTTCACGATTTATCCCCGAAACCCTCTTACCCCAATAAGGTTGAACCCATTATTGTTGACCGGGTACCCACAGGGGTTGAGTTGATTACCCGAGCCGCACTGAATATGCCTGGCAACCTTATGGCAAAAGCCAAGGCAACCACACGTCATGCAGTTCCCCTATTTAAGGATGTAGCCAGCAAACTGCTTTCCAACGAAAAAAAGCGTTACCTGGCACCAAAAACCCGATTTAATGGCAAGGTTACCTCTCACAGAGTCTTTGATGCAGTCTCATTTGACCTGACTGATATTAAGTCCCTTAGAAAACTGGTACCTGGCAGCACGGTTAACGACGTAATGATGACCATTGTCTCCGGTGCAATCAGGCACTACCTCAATAGCAAAGGGGAACTGCCGGAAAAATCAATGAGTGCTATGGTGCCGATGAATATCATGCCTAGCGCACAACAAAGCACCCAGGGCAACCATATATCATTTATGTTCCCTGCCATTTACACAGATGAAGCCGACCACGTTCAACGAATGACGGCCATCAATCGCGAGAATATTGCAGGCAAGGCTCGCCAGAAACAACACAATGGCCAGCTATTAATGGATTCCACTCACCTGCTGCCAACCACTTTAACCAACCTGGTTATTGATAAGGCCATCAAGTACAACGTAGCCAACCGTATGAAGCCGTTATTTAATACGGTTATCACCAATGTACCCGGCCCTCAGCTACCTCTCTACCATGCCGGTGCAAAAATGCTGGCATTTCATGGGGCAGGTATTTGTTATGATACGGTTGGACTTTTCCACATTATCTTCAGTTATAATGGTAAAATCAGCATCAGCTTTACCTCCTGCCAGGAGATGATGCCTGACCCTGAGCGTTACGCCAGCTGCCTCAAAAGAACGGTCACTGAAATGATGAAGAAATTGCCAGTAAGCTAG